A section of the Pristiophorus japonicus isolate sPriJap1 chromosome 4, sPriJap1.hap1, whole genome shotgun sequence genome encodes:
- the lrr1 gene encoding leucine-rich repeat protein 1 isoform X2, whose protein sequence is MKLQCEVEVINRMLPTFGMRNRGKGNRAVLSIGKHHDRNIKNNSATIHLLICTLKDKAGCKYKLKENIEQFFTKFVEEGKATIRLKEPAVDVCLSKADVNNLKNFLSALRLAHRDSEIDTIPLSNLAPAKTSEVEKPKAKMVITSRKDYPLTTNFPYSLEFLQVSYCKLARVDMRMLCLRRLRKLDLSNNHIRKLPATIGDLACLSELVLHNNHLETFSVALCSSTLQKSLQFLDLSHNRLRALPVQFCELHELINLKLDDNELLQLPYKIGQLTKLRFLSAARNKLPYLPCDFQRLCLENVDLFGNLFEQPNLLAPTIQLQIPMTLLEIAARAMVNYRIAYGPNILPAHLCQDLDLTKTCLCRRPCLNSFIQVVVNLNLHQVSHTVVLVDNMGGTEAPILCYFCSLTCYSEFLDKYQQRNR, encoded by the exons ATGAAACTCCAGTGCGAGGTGGAAGTGATCAATCGGATGCTCCCGACCTTCGGTATGAGGAATAGAGGGAAAGGGAACCGAGCTGTTCTGTCAATAGGGAAACACCACGATCGAAACATCAAAAACAACTCTGCAACCATTCATCTCTTGATCTGTACCTTAAAAGACAAAGCAGGCTGTAAATACAAG CTGAAAGAAAATATAGAGCAGTTTTTCACCAAATTCGTGGAAGAAGGAAAAGCTACCATCAGACTGAAAGAACCAGCAGTGGATGTTTGTCTAAGTAAG GCAGATGTCAATAATTTGAAGAACTTCCTTTCTGCTTTAAGGCTGGCTCACCGAGATAGTGAAATAGACACTATACCATTGTCCAACCTGGCTCCAGCTAAGACCTCTGAGGTTGAAAAGCCAAAAGCCAAAATGGTAATCACATCCAGAAAGGATTATCCTCTCACCACAAACTTCCCTTACTCTCTAGAATTTCTGCAGGTGTCCTACTGCAAACTAGCACGTGTGGATATGCGTATGCTTTGCCTTAGAAGACTGCGGAAGCTGGATCTTAGCAATAACCACATACGCAAACTTCCAGCTACCATCGGGGATCTTGCCTGCCTGTCTGAACTTGTTTTGCACAATAACCACTTGGAGACATTCAGTGTTGCATTGTGTAGCTCCACATTGCAGAAATCACTGCAGTTTTTGGACTTGAGCCACAACAGATTACGTGCACTGCCTGTTCAGTTCTGTGAACTGCATGAACTCATTAATCTAAAACTTGATGACAATGAGTTACTCCAGCTTCCTTACAAGATTGGACAGCTAACTAAACTGCGCTTCCTCTCAGCAGCGCGCAACAAATTGCCTTATCTTCCGTGTGATTTCCAGAGGTTGTGCCTTGAGAATGTGGATCTATTTGGAAACCTTTTTGAACAGCCTAATCTTCTGGCTCCGACAATTCAGCTGCAGATTCCAATGACCCTGTTGGAGATTGCAGCAAGAGCAATGGTAAATTACAG GATTGCTTATGGGCCAAATATCCTTCCAGCTCATCTATGTCAAGATCTGGATTTGACTAAAACATGCCTTTGCAGAAGACCTTGCCTGAACTCTTTCATTCAAGTGGTTGTAAATCTGAATTTGCATCAGGTCTCCCATACTGTGGTCCTTGTGGACAACATGGGTGGCACTGAGGCCCCAATTCTCTGTTATTTCTGTTCGTTAACTTGTTACTCAGAGTTCCTTGACAAGTATCAACAACGCAACAGATGA
- the lrr1 gene encoding leucine-rich repeat protein 1 isoform X1, translated as MRNENTLCDHTDTMKLQCEVEVINRMLPTFGMRNRGKGNRAVLSIGKHHDRNIKNNSATIHLLICTLKDKAGCKYKLKENIEQFFTKFVEEGKATIRLKEPAVDVCLSKADVNNLKNFLSALRLAHRDSEIDTIPLSNLAPAKTSEVEKPKAKMVITSRKDYPLTTNFPYSLEFLQVSYCKLARVDMRMLCLRRLRKLDLSNNHIRKLPATIGDLACLSELVLHNNHLETFSVALCSSTLQKSLQFLDLSHNRLRALPVQFCELHELINLKLDDNELLQLPYKIGQLTKLRFLSAARNKLPYLPCDFQRLCLENVDLFGNLFEQPNLLAPTIQLQIPMTLLEIAARAMVNYRIAYGPNILPAHLCQDLDLTKTCLCRRPCLNSFIQVVVNLNLHQVSHTVVLVDNMGGTEAPILCYFCSLTCYSEFLDKYQQRNR; from the exons ATGAGGAACGAAAACACTCTGTGCGACCATACTG ATACTATGAAACTCCAGTGCGAGGTGGAAGTGATCAATCGGATGCTCCCGACCTTCGGTATGAGGAATAGAGGGAAAGGGAACCGAGCTGTTCTGTCAATAGGGAAACACCACGATCGAAACATCAAAAACAACTCTGCAACCATTCATCTCTTGATCTGTACCTTAAAAGACAAAGCAGGCTGTAAATACAAG CTGAAAGAAAATATAGAGCAGTTTTTCACCAAATTCGTGGAAGAAGGAAAAGCTACCATCAGACTGAAAGAACCAGCAGTGGATGTTTGTCTAAGTAAG GCAGATGTCAATAATTTGAAGAACTTCCTTTCTGCTTTAAGGCTGGCTCACCGAGATAGTGAAATAGACACTATACCATTGTCCAACCTGGCTCCAGCTAAGACCTCTGAGGTTGAAAAGCCAAAAGCCAAAATGGTAATCACATCCAGAAAGGATTATCCTCTCACCACAAACTTCCCTTACTCTCTAGAATTTCTGCAGGTGTCCTACTGCAAACTAGCACGTGTGGATATGCGTATGCTTTGCCTTAGAAGACTGCGGAAGCTGGATCTTAGCAATAACCACATACGCAAACTTCCAGCTACCATCGGGGATCTTGCCTGCCTGTCTGAACTTGTTTTGCACAATAACCACTTGGAGACATTCAGTGTTGCATTGTGTAGCTCCACATTGCAGAAATCACTGCAGTTTTTGGACTTGAGCCACAACAGATTACGTGCACTGCCTGTTCAGTTCTGTGAACTGCATGAACTCATTAATCTAAAACTTGATGACAATGAGTTACTCCAGCTTCCTTACAAGATTGGACAGCTAACTAAACTGCGCTTCCTCTCAGCAGCGCGCAACAAATTGCCTTATCTTCCGTGTGATTTCCAGAGGTTGTGCCTTGAGAATGTGGATCTATTTGGAAACCTTTTTGAACAGCCTAATCTTCTGGCTCCGACAATTCAGCTGCAGATTCCAATGACCCTGTTGGAGATTGCAGCAAGAGCAATGGTAAATTACAG GATTGCTTATGGGCCAAATATCCTTCCAGCTCATCTATGTCAAGATCTGGATTTGACTAAAACATGCCTTTGCAGAAGACCTTGCCTGAACTCTTTCATTCAAGTGGTTGTAAATCTGAATTTGCATCAGGTCTCCCATACTGTGGTCCTTGTGGACAACATGGGTGGCACTGAGGCCCCAATTCTCTGTTATTTCTGTTCGTTAACTTGTTACTCAGAGTTCCTTGACAAGTATCAACAACGCAACAGATGA